One genomic region from Leptospiraceae bacterium encodes:
- a CDS encoding transposase gives MPAKNELHARVDLSADGLYQAIREEFSKIPDHRVNPSISLTDALMSAFAIFSQKNASLLEFEREKVKNKNLQSIYKIQEIPSDTQMREIVDEVSTGAFRKIYKNLFSKLQRGKVLESYRVLDDYYILSGDGTGFFSSGKIHCKSCLVKNKKSETLYQHMMYGACIVHPDKKEVIPLMFEPITNEDGKTKNDCELNASKRFIEDFRREHPHLKTIFVEDSLFSNAPHIELLKEKNLSFIIGVKEKNHKHLYNQFDKLQELKKTEQLCIEKDGVSHYFSFTNQIFLNETSELKVNILEYKQVDKKEHMIVFSWVTDIEITKENAYELMRIARARWKIENETFNTLKNQGYHFEHNYGHGSKNLSNNFATLMILAFLVDQIQQSSCALFRKALGTFHAKRLFWQKIRNLFEIFEFSSMEQLFQAIAYGFKANISIGQNSS, from the coding sequence ATGCCAGCCAAAAACGAGTTACACGCACGGGTAGATTTATCAGCAGATGGACTTTATCAAGCAATTCGGGAGGAATTTTCTAAAATTCCAGACCACAGGGTCAATCCTTCGATTTCTCTAACAGATGCTTTAATGTCAGCCTTTGCTATCTTTTCTCAAAAGAACGCATCACTTCTTGAGTTTGAAAGAGAAAAAGTGAAGAATAAAAATCTTCAAAGTATATACAAGATTCAAGAGATACCCTCTGACACTCAAATGAGAGAAATTGTTGATGAAGTTTCAACAGGAGCTTTCAGGAAAATATATAAAAACCTTTTTTCAAAACTTCAGCGTGGCAAGGTTCTCGAATCTTATCGTGTCCTTGATGATTATTATATTCTTTCCGGGGACGGAACCGGATTCTTCTCTTCAGGAAAAATTCATTGTAAATCCTGTCTTGTAAAGAATAAGAAAAGTGAAACTCTCTACCAGCATATGATGTATGGTGCCTGTATTGTGCATCCGGATAAGAAAGAAGTTATCCCTCTTATGTTTGAACCTATTACAAACGAAGATGGGAAAACAAAAAATGACTGTGAGTTAAACGCCTCTAAACGATTTATTGAAGATTTTAGAAGAGAGCATCCTCATTTAAAAACAATATTTGTAGAGGATTCTCTGTTTTCAAATGCTCCCCACATTGAATTATTGAAAGAAAAGAATCTATCCTTTATCATAGGTGTAAAAGAAAAAAATCACAAACACCTTTACAATCAATTTGATAAGCTACAGGAATTGAAAAAGACAGAGCAACTCTGTATAGAGAAAGATGGAGTTTCTCATTACTTTTCTTTTACAAACCAAATCTTTTTAAATGAGACTTCAGAACTCAAAGTCAATATCCTTGAGTATAAGCAGGTGGATAAAAAAGAGCATATGATTGTTTTTAGCTGGGTTACAGATATTGAAATTACAAAAGAAAATGCTTATGAATTGATGCGAATCGCGAGAGCACGATGGAAGATAGAAAATGAAACCTTCAATACTCTGAAAAATCAGGGTTATCACTTTGAACACAATTATGGACATGGCAGTAAGAATTTGTCTAATAACTTTGCAACTCTTATGATACTTGCTTTTCTTGTAGATCAGATCCAACAATCAAGCTGTGCATTATTTCGAAAAGCACTTGGAACTTTTCATGCAAAAAGATTGTTCTGGCAAAAGATAAGAAACTTGTTTGAAATATTTGAATTTTCATCTATGGAGCAACTATTCCAGGCTATTGCTTATGGATTTAAAGCAAATATTTCTATAGGACAAAATTCATCATAG
- a CDS encoding DUF4469 domain-containing protein, with protein sequence MIQYGLYPAPNGNTLSNTYHARAITPPSKGMDEVVNRMLEGGSTVTKSDIYAVLNDLKRSIQNIILDGGRVNIEGFCQFYPVFQGVFEDQHDSFDPARHRVEVGATPSQEFKEVVSRAKVGKTKKVKNIPELETFIDVKTGEKNSKIYPATIGVLKGKNLKMDLEKEDEGLFLQNMADQSFIKLDTLSKNTSTELNFLCPFGISENMPYRFELRNRNYSTNPLRTTRMSIELTGAA encoded by the coding sequence ATGATACAATATGGCTTATATCCAGCTCCCAATGGAAACACTTTGAGCAATACCTACCATGCTCGTGCGATAACTCCACCCAGCAAAGGCATGGACGAAGTAGTAAATCGGATGCTCGAAGGCGGCTCAACGGTCACCAAAAGTGACATCTACGCGGTTCTCAATGACCTCAAACGCTCCATTCAAAATATAATTCTGGATGGCGGAAGGGTGAATATCGAAGGCTTCTGTCAGTTCTACCCCGTTTTTCAGGGTGTCTTTGAAGACCAGCACGATAGTTTTGACCCGGCAAGGCATAGAGTTGAAGTCGGGGCTACTCCCTCTCAGGAATTTAAAGAAGTAGTGAGTCGAGCAAAAGTCGGAAAGACGAAAAAGGTAAAGAATATACCGGAATTAGAGACCTTTATAGATGTCAAAACAGGGGAAAAGAATAGTAAGATTTACCCGGCAACGATTGGAGTTCTAAAAGGAAAAAATCTGAAAATGGATCTCGAAAAGGAAGATGAAGGACTCTTTTTGCAAAATATGGCGGATCAGAGTTTCATCAAACTCGATACCCTTTCAAAAAACACTTCTACCGAGTTGAACTTTCTCTGTCCTTTTGGAATTTCGGAAAATATGCCCTATCGCTTTGAATTACGAAATCGGAATTATTCAACGAATCCCCTCAGAACTACCCGCATGTCCATAGAATTGACAGGCGCAGCCTGA
- a CDS encoding zinc ribbon domain-containing protein — MPIYQYSCSSCGKEFEVLQHNSEVHKTCDEVSDCSEKGELKKLVSSFATNVKSSESNFPSCGRNPADCGCMN; from the coding sequence ATGCCAATTTATCAATACTCCTGCAGCTCCTGCGGAAAAGAATTTGAAGTACTACAACATAATTCGGAAGTTCATAAAACCTGCGATGAAGTAAGTGATTGTTCGGAGAAAGGTGAGTTAAAAAAACTTGTTTCAAGTTTTGCTACGAATGTAAAAAGTTCCGAGAGTAACTTTCCTTCCTGCGGACGGAATCCGGCGGATTGTGGCTGTATGAACTAA
- a CDS encoding bifunctional nuclease family protein, producing MDLIEVKISDITLTNVGFAVFLKPREATDSRVVPIFIGPLETHAITSVLDGITPPRPMTHDLMMLILPNLGGQIIKVTIDDIVDNTFYAKLSLRRDEEIFMIDARPSDSIALALRAGAPIYITRKILEEAGVMMNEEDISSESEFQEEEPVSQPRTQLQVLEDELQKAVQKEDYEIAARLRDQIKKIVESS from the coding sequence ATGGATCTGATTGAAGTAAAAATTTCTGATATAACCCTTACCAATGTGGGCTTCGCTGTCTTTTTAAAGCCTAGGGAAGCAACAGATTCCAGAGTGGTTCCAATATTTATAGGCCCCCTAGAAACCCACGCCATTACCAGTGTCCTGGATGGAATTACCCCTCCAAGGCCAATGACTCACGACCTTATGATGTTGATACTGCCCAATTTAGGCGGTCAGATTATTAAAGTAACAATTGATGACATTGTAGATAATACCTTCTATGCTAAACTTTCTCTTCGTCGGGATGAAGAAATTTTCATGATCGATGCCAGACCTTCTGATTCTATAGCTCTCGCTTTGCGTGCCGGTGCTCCTATTTATATTACCAGGAAAATTTTGGAAGAAGCCGGGGTTATGATGAACGAGGAAGACATAAGCTCCGAAAGTGAATTTCAAGAGGAAGAACCGGTATCTCAGCCCAGAACCCAATTACAGGTTTTAGAAGATGAGTTACAAAAGGCTGTTCAAAAGGAAGACTATGAAATAGCCGCCCGTCTTCGAGATCAGATTAAAAAAATTGTAGAAAGCTCTTAA